One stretch of Tenacibaculum sp. MAR_2010_89 DNA includes these proteins:
- a CDS encoding M23 family metallopeptidase — MKSLFAFFLILFLSTNNYGQIHQIFEYNIDSILNFKNIVKDSISNSFMEENWDTSTYNPYKIKIKKYPFNIVFKDSLYSSPIDRKKVITSRYGWRRRRAHKGIDIDLVTGDDVKVMLDGKVRYVNYHSGHGKVVVVRHYNGLETSYSHLSKQLVKVNDTVVKGQIIGKGGTTGNARGSHLHLEVSFKGTYIYPEYLFSFNEKNNIRSQNIWVTKNWVTPYIHNSKRQSSILICNTYEEAIKKSKKTKQVYVIKKGDTLSKISSKHRISITSICKTNSIRKSSTLKIGQKLVLIQ, encoded by the coding sequence ATGAAATCATTATTTGCATTCTTTTTAATACTGTTTCTAAGCACAAATAATTATGGACAAATTCATCAAATTTTTGAATATAATATAGATTCAATATTAAACTTTAAAAACATAGTAAAAGATAGTATATCAAATTCATTTATGGAAGAGAATTGGGATACATCTACTTATAACCCTTATAAAATTAAGATTAAAAAATATCCTTTTAATATAGTTTTTAAGGACAGCCTTTATTCTTCTCCTATTGATAGAAAAAAAGTTATAACTTCTCGTTATGGATGGCGAAGAAGAAGAGCTCATAAAGGAATTGATATCGACTTAGTAACTGGTGATGATGTTAAGGTGATGCTTGATGGAAAAGTACGTTATGTAAATTACCATTCAGGACATGGAAAAGTTGTAGTTGTAAGGCATTATAATGGATTAGAAACATCTTATTCTCATTTATCTAAACAATTAGTAAAAGTAAATGATACAGTTGTTAAAGGGCAAATAATAGGTAAAGGAGGTACAACTGGAAATGCAAGAGGTAGCCATCTTCACCTTGAAGTTAGTTTTAAAGGAACTTATATATATCCTGAATATTTATTTTCTTTTAATGAAAAAAACAACATACGATCTCAAAACATATGGGTAACTAAAAATTGGGTAACTCCATATATACATAATTCAAAAAGGCAAAGTTCTATTTTGATTTGTAACACCTATGAAGAGGCTATTAAAAAGAGTAAAAAGACAAAACAAGTATATGTTATAAAAAAAGGAGATACTCTTTCAAAAATTTCAAGTAAACATCGAATATCTATAACTTCAATTTGTAAAACAAATTCAATTAGAAAATCAAGCACCTTGAAAATTGGTCAGAAACTTGTTTTAATTCAATAA
- a CDS encoding serine protease: MHKHGGWAKSIEVIPGRNGASKPFGSCKTSHFHSVKGWTKSKKRSNDYGAIILPKNCKFGNKVGYFGYANYNFFSLLGLKVNLSGYPGDKPAGTQWWHCRRIKLVTPRTLVYNIDSAGGQSGSPVWKYKNGKRYVVGIHTNGSSLGNSATRITSAVYKNLKNWKNKYK, translated from the coding sequence ATGCATAAACATGGTGGATGGGCAAAAAGTATAGAAGTAATACCTGGACGTAATGGAGCAAGTAAACCCTTTGGGTCATGTAAAACAAGTCATTTCCACTCTGTAAAAGGATGGACAAAAAGCAAAAAAAGAAGTAATGACTATGGAGCTATTATTTTACCAAAAAACTGTAAGTTTGGAAACAAAGTTGGTTATTTTGGCTATGCAAATTATAACTTTTTCAGTTTACTTGGTTTAAAAGTAAACTTATCAGGATATCCTGGAGATAAACCAGCAGGAACACAATGGTGGCATTGTAGAAGAATTAAATTAGTTACACCTAGAACTTTAGTGTATAATATTGATTCTGCAGGTGGACAAAGTGGCTCTCCAGTATGGAAATATAAAAATGGTAAAAGATATGTAGTTGGAATTCATACGAATGGATCTTCACTAGGAAATTCGGCTACAAGAATAACTTCAGCTGTTTATAAGAATCTTAAAAATTGGAAAAATAAGTATAAATAA
- a CDS encoding DoxX family protein, producing the protein MKTLENQKYNFKRKLFWRFIFLYIILYIFPYGFEYINELNPENISFWKGITIWFGQTFLGWEFYINNLQNGFDSKYDYSRFLLIVSISATGSVIWLFIDSKIKYSYTNKLKVLLQTILRYHIGLTLILYGLAKVFLLQFGSLDINDLENNLGNQSGMGFLWKFMSYSDFYSISTGLIEVIGGVLVLFRRTTFIGAFILFIAMVNVVLVDIGYDVSVKMFAIHLLLMTVLLIFDNLKQLINFFITNKPTIPYNFAPLFNSKKIRYGLKGIILIYFIISFRNSFKERIRTEKNPNNIEMTGIYDIDIFIKNRDTINSLNGDRLEWKTMRLNCNKYYPKHVVIKNSDGQTQWFKFEENVLDKTITFKPIENASGSDYLFFYKKTGKNKFTFSGIYKGDTLSFSAKSKTLKDYLLTKNETQWIRDLE; encoded by the coding sequence ATGAAAACACTAGAAAATCAAAAATATAATTTTAAAAGAAAATTGTTTTGGAGGTTTATATTTTTATATATAATTCTTTATATTTTTCCTTATGGATTTGAATATATAAATGAGTTAAATCCTGAAAATATTTCCTTTTGGAAAGGAATTACTATTTGGTTTGGACAAACGTTTTTAGGTTGGGAATTTTATATTAATAATTTGCAAAATGGCTTTGATTCAAAATATGATTATTCAAGGTTTCTATTAATCGTATCCATTTCAGCAACAGGCTCTGTAATTTGGCTTTTTATAGATTCAAAAATAAAATATTCATACACAAATAAACTAAAAGTTTTATTACAAACTATTCTTAGATATCATATAGGTTTAACTTTAATTCTTTATGGCTTAGCTAAAGTGTTTTTATTGCAATTTGGTTCTTTAGATATTAATGATTTAGAAAATAATCTTGGAAATCAAAGTGGAATGGGTTTTTTATGGAAGTTCATGAGTTATTCTGATTTCTATTCAATAAGTACAGGGTTGATAGAGGTTATAGGTGGTGTTTTAGTATTATTTAGAAGAACAACTTTTATTGGGGCTTTTATTTTATTTATAGCCATGGTAAATGTAGTACTTGTTGATATAGGATATGATGTTAGTGTTAAAATGTTTGCTATTCATTTATTATTAATGACTGTTCTTTTAATTTTTGATAATTTAAAACAGCTAATTAATTTTTTCATCACCAATAAACCAACAATACCATATAATTTTGCTCCCCTTTTTAATTCAAAAAAAATTAGATATGGTTTGAAAGGAATTATTTTAATATATTTTATAATATCATTTAGAAATAGTTTTAAAGAAAGAATAAGGACTGAGAAGAACCCAAATAATATAGAAATGACTGGAATATATGATATTGATATTTTTATAAAAAATAGAGATACTATAAATAGTTTAAATGGTGATAGATTAGAATGGAAAACTATGAGGCTAAATTGTAATAAATATTACCCTAAACATGTTGTAATAAAAAATAGTGATGGTCAAACACAATGGTTTAAATTTGAAGAAAATGTACTAGATAAAACAATAACTTTTAAACCTATTGAAAATGCTTCAGGAAGTGATTATTTATTTTTTTATAAAAAAACAGGTAAAAATAAATTTACTTTTTCTGGAATTTATAAAGGTGATACTTTATCGTTTTCAGCTAAATCAAAAACTTTAAAAGATTATTTACTTACTAAAAATGAAACACAATGGATTAGAGATTTAGAATAA
- a CDS encoding iron-sulfur cluster assembly protein, giving the protein MEINKQLQNEIIKKIKEVFDPEIPVDVYELGLIYDVIIHENNSVHVSMTLTSPSCPVAETLPQLVKRKIEELKLINKVEVELTWQPNWNRSMISEEAKLTLGIL; this is encoded by the coding sequence ATGGAAATAAATAAACAATTACAAAACGAAATAATAAAAAAAATTAAAGAAGTTTTTGATCCTGAAATACCTGTAGATGTTTATGAATTAGGATTAATATATGATGTTATTATTCATGAAAATAATAGTGTACATGTTTCAATGACATTAACATCACCATCTTGCCCTGTTGCTGAAACATTACCACAACTAGTAAAAAGAAAAATAGAAGAATTAAAATTGATTAATAAAGTGGAAGTTGAATTAACTTGGCAACCAAATTGGAATAGATCAATGATTAGTGAAGAAGCTAAATTAACTTTAGGAATTCTTTAA
- a CDS encoding nitric-oxide reductase large subunit: protein MRKTWIAFISVVTLSFIALIWVGTEVYQTQPPIPEKVVIKNSGEIIYTKEDIQTGQNVWESIGGMEVGSIWGHGSYVAPDWTADWIHKEAIYLLNHWSKTEFQVPYDSLNVERKAAIKARLINDIKTNTFNASTNIITISKERLAAIKSNVKHYTSIFSDGKEEYAIPKGALTDSVKLEQLNAFLFWTSWAASTNRPNKDYTYTSNWPHEPLIDNVITKDSVIWSGLSIVLLLLFIGILTFYYLRNHEKGDVITKPNTDPLTGMKLVRSQKAILKYFIVISLLIGLQVVLGIITVHYTVEGQAFFGIDLASFLPYSITRTWHTQLAVFWIAATWLSTGLFLAPMISGKEFKYQVFGINFLFVALLIIVLGSMLGEWLGVHQFLDLTTNFFFGHQGYEYMDLGRFWQLFLGIGLILWVFMVGRHIVYAIRKNDASKQLLTILLISVVAIGMFFFSGLMYGENSSLPVINYWRWWLVHLWVEGFFEVFATVVIAFIFSKMEIISARTAGRVSIASATIFLAGGIIGTLHHLYYSGTPVQAIALGATFSALEVVPLTLMGFEIKESWTLLKSKPWMQKYKWPIFFFIAVSFWNFIGAGVFGFLINPPIALYYIQGLNTTAVHAHTALFGVYGMLGMGFIIICLRFYSNRTWESKKLKRAFWFLNIGLIAMVLFSLLPIGIIQAYISITQGYSFARDAELLYSPVVQTLKWLRMIGDIIFSIGIYYFCWFTISETIYNYKRKKIN from the coding sequence ATGAGAAAAACTTGGATCGCATTTATAAGTGTTGTAACCCTTTCGTTTATAGCGTTAATTTGGGTAGGAACTGAAGTATATCAAACACAACCGCCTATTCCAGAAAAGGTTGTTATAAAAAATTCTGGAGAAATTATTTACACAAAAGAAGACATTCAAACAGGGCAAAATGTTTGGGAATCTATTGGAGGAATGGAAGTTGGTTCTATCTGGGGACATGGTAGTTATGTAGCTCCTGACTGGACAGCAGATTGGATACATAAAGAAGCTATATATTTACTAAATCATTGGTCAAAGACAGAATTTCAAGTACCATATGACAGCTTGAATGTAGAAAGAAAAGCAGCTATTAAAGCACGTTTAATCAATGATATTAAAACCAATACATTTAATGCTAGTACTAATATAATTACAATATCAAAAGAAAGATTAGCAGCTATTAAATCTAATGTAAAACATTATACATCTATTTTTTCTGATGGTAAAGAAGAATATGCTATACCTAAAGGAGCTTTAACTGACTCTGTTAAATTAGAACAATTAAATGCTTTTCTATTTTGGACTTCTTGGGCGGCGAGTACTAATAGACCTAATAAAGATTATACATATACCTCTAATTGGCCTCACGAACCTTTAATAGACAATGTCATTACAAAAGATTCAGTTATATGGTCAGGGTTATCAATTGTATTGTTACTTCTTTTTATAGGAATCTTAACTTTTTATTATTTAAGAAATCATGAAAAAGGTGATGTAATAACTAAACCGAATACTGATCCTTTGACAGGAATGAAATTAGTACGCTCACAAAAAGCAATTTTAAAATATTTTATTGTAATTTCATTATTAATTGGTTTACAAGTTGTTTTAGGTATTATAACAGTTCATTACACAGTAGAAGGACAAGCCTTTTTTGGTATTGACTTAGCTAGTTTTTTACCTTATTCTATAACTAGAACTTGGCATACCCAATTAGCTGTATTTTGGATAGCTGCAACTTGGTTATCTACAGGTTTATTCTTAGCTCCCATGATTTCTGGAAAAGAATTTAAGTATCAGGTTTTTGGAATAAACTTTTTATTTGTTGCGCTATTAATTATTGTTTTGGGATCTATGTTAGGAGAATGGTTAGGAGTTCATCAATTTTTAGATTTAACAACTAATTTTTTCTTTGGTCATCAAGGTTATGAATACATGGACTTAGGTAGATTTTGGCAACTATTTTTAGGTATAGGTTTAATACTATGGGTGTTTATGGTTGGGAGGCATATTGTTTATGCTATTCGTAAAAATGATGCTTCTAAACAATTACTTACAATTTTATTAATATCAGTAGTTGCAATTGGGATGTTCTTTTTCTCAGGACTAATGTATGGAGAAAATAGTAGTTTACCTGTTATTAACTATTGGAGATGGTGGCTAGTTCATTTATGGGTTGAAGGTTTTTTCGAAGTTTTTGCAACAGTTGTTATTGCTTTTATTTTTTCAAAAATGGAAATAATTTCTGCAAGAACAGCTGGAAGAGTTTCTATTGCTTCTGCAACCATATTTTTAGCCGGAGGTATAATAGGAACCTTACATCATTTATATTATTCAGGAACTCCAGTTCAAGCAATTGCTTTAGGAGCAACATTTAGTGCTTTAGAAGTTGTTCCACTAACCCTTATGGGTTTTGAAATAAAAGAGAGTTGGACACTTTTAAAAAGTAAGCCATGGATGCAAAAATATAAATGGCCTATCTTCTTTTTTATAGCTGTATCATTTTGGAACTTTATAGGTGCTGGTGTGTTTGGATTTCTTATTAATCCTCCAATCGCATTGTACTATATTCAAGGATTAAATACAACTGCTGTTCATGCACATACTGCTTTATTTGGTGTTTATGGAATGTTAGGTATGGGGTTCATTATAATTTGCTTACGATTTTATTCTAATAGAACTTGGGAAAGTAAAAAATTAAAAAGAGCTTTTTGGTTTTTAAATATTGGCTTAATTGCTATGGTTCTATTTAGTTTACTGCCTATTGGTATAATTCAAGCTTATATATCAATTACTCAAGGTTATTCATTTGCAAGAGATGCTGAATTATTATACTCTCCTGTTGTTCAAACTTTAAAATGGTTACGCATGATAGGTGATATTATTTTCTCTATTGGTATATATTACTTCTGTTGGTTTACCATCTCAGAAACTATATATAATTATAAAAGGAAAAAGATAAACTAA
- a CDS encoding GNAT family N-acetyltransferase: MNAKISKISPEDYNFIINELNNWWGGRKMTDMLPRLFFKYFTNTSFIVKDQNQILGFIIGFISQDNPKLGYVHFIGVNPEFRKLNLGKKLYAHFFKEAKCLKLKEIECVTSIKNKLSINFHKSLGFSIQKGNKEIDGISYFENYDGINEHRVLFKYEL, encoded by the coding sequence ATGAATGCTAAAATATCTAAGATAAGTCCTGAAGATTATAATTTTATAATAAATGAATTAAATAATTGGTGGGGAGGCCGAAAGATGACAGATATGTTGCCTCGGCTATTTTTTAAATATTTTACTAATACAAGTTTCATTGTAAAAGATCAAAATCAAATATTAGGATTCATTATTGGTTTTATATCTCAAGATAATCCAAAATTAGGTTATGTACATTTTATTGGGGTAAATCCAGAATTTAGGAAACTCAATTTAGGGAAAAAACTATATGCTCACTTTTTTAAAGAGGCTAAATGTTTAAAATTAAAAGAAATAGAATGTGTAACCTCTATTAAAAACAAACTCTCGATTAATTTTCATAAAAGTTTAGGTTTTTCAATTCAAAAAGGAAATAAAGAAATAGATGGGATTTCATATTTTGAAAATTATGATGGAATAAATGAACATAGAGTTTTATTTAAATATGAATTATAA
- a CDS encoding carboxypeptidase-like regulatory domain-containing protein: MNKVTGTIVDKISNSPIYEAVILLNNVKFPSNDIAQLSNKKGIFKLVNLEVGEYTIQVIAESYKSEILNFKCEINSEINLEILLESKK; this comes from the coding sequence ATGAATAAAGTTACAGGAACAATTGTAGATAAAATATCAAATAGTCCTATATATGAAGCAGTAATTCTATTAAATAATGTGAAATTTCCATCAAATGATATTGCCCAATTAAGTAATAAAAAGGGAATATTTAAATTGGTAAATTTAGAAGTAGGGGAGTATACTATTCAAGTAATAGCAGAATCATATAAAAGTGAAATTTTAAATTTCAAGTGTGAAATAAACAGTGAAATAAATCTTGAAATACTATTAGAAAGCAAAAAATAA
- a CDS encoding Rrf2 family transcriptional regulator produces MFSKSCEYGLRAIIFIAQQSAQDIKVSLSTISSAIDSPQAFTAKVLQQLTRKDIVKSIKGPYGGFVIEDFKMNTIKLSDVVKVLDGDSIFTSCGLGLKECNDKSPCPLHFQFIEVRNKLKSMLNNTTLLMLVNDMNIDTFFLKR; encoded by the coding sequence ATGTTTTCAAAATCATGTGAATATGGATTAAGGGCTATAATTTTTATTGCTCAACAAAGTGCTCAAGATATCAAAGTGAGTTTATCAACTATATCAAGTGCTATAGATTCTCCACAAGCATTTACAGCCAAAGTATTACAGCAGCTTACTAGAAAAGATATAGTAAAATCTATTAAAGGCCCATATGGAGGTTTCGTTATAGAAGATTTTAAAATGAATACTATAAAGTTGAGCGACGTTGTAAAGGTTTTAGATGGAGATTCTATTTTTACTAGTTGTGGTTTAGGTTTAAAAGAGTGTAATGATAAATCACCATGCCCCTTACATTTTCAATTCATTGAAGTTAGAAATAAACTTAAATCAATGTTAAACAATACCACATTATTAATGCTAGTTAATGATATGAATATTGATACATTTTTTTTAAAAAGATAA
- a CDS encoding aminotransferase class V-fold PLP-dependent enzyme: MKSNNNLEDINGLDPENWEEMRELGHQMIDDMISFLKNIHLEPSWKEIPKDTKAYFKEDLPVEPQNSKKVYQDFKRYILPYHKGNIHPRFFAWVQGSGTLMGAYSEMLAAVMNPNVTIGEHAAMYVDEQVVKWCKQMLNYPNSSSGILLSGGSMANITGLTVARNAHSNLIREHGIQKNSKKLVVYCSEETHSCITKAAEIIGIGNKFVRKIKTNSEYEMDCDKLLEQLLLDIKEGLQPFCIVATTGTVNTGAIDPLEDIYNICKKYNLWLHIDGAYGALAKLDPNIAPKLKYIELADSVAFDLHKWLHVPYELGCLLVKDADTHRSTFAITPNYLLQTGRGLAGGLDAINNYGFELSRSFKALKVWMSLKETGIKKHAQLISKNNEQAKYLESKILKSNELEILAPVTMSIVCFRYFNKKLSMEKINKLNEEIIIQLQEKGIASPSSTILNDKYCIRVCIVNHKTKKEDLDFLISGVIQLGSEILKNNF; encoded by the coding sequence ATGAAATCAAATAATAATTTAGAAGATATTAATGGGTTAGATCCTGAGAATTGGGAAGAAATGAGAGAACTTGGTCATCAAATGATTGATGATATGATTTCTTTTTTAAAGAATATTCATCTTGAACCAAGTTGGAAAGAAATTCCAAAAGATACTAAAGCATATTTTAAAGAAGATTTACCTGTGGAACCTCAGAATTCTAAAAAGGTGTATCAAGATTTTAAACGGTATATATTACCATATCATAAAGGAAATATTCACCCGAGATTCTTTGCTTGGGTTCAAGGTTCAGGAACCCTTATGGGGGCTTATAGTGAGATGTTAGCTGCTGTTATGAATCCAAATGTAACTATTGGTGAGCATGCAGCAATGTATGTTGATGAGCAGGTAGTAAAATGGTGTAAGCAAATGCTTAATTACCCTAATTCTAGTTCTGGAATATTATTAAGTGGAGGATCTATGGCAAACATTACTGGATTAACTGTTGCAAGGAATGCTCATTCAAATTTAATTCGTGAACACGGTATTCAAAAGAATAGCAAAAAATTAGTAGTGTATTGTTCTGAAGAAACACATAGCTGTATTACTAAAGCAGCAGAAATAATAGGAATAGGGAATAAATTTGTTAGGAAGATTAAAACAAATTCAGAGTATGAAATGGATTGCGATAAACTTTTAGAACAGTTACTTTTAGATATAAAAGAAGGGCTACAACCATTTTGTATTGTTGCAACTACAGGTACAGTGAATACGGGTGCAATTGACCCTTTAGAAGATATTTATAACATTTGCAAAAAATATAATTTATGGCTTCATATTGATGGAGCTTATGGAGCCTTAGCTAAATTAGACCCCAATATAGCACCAAAACTTAAATATATCGAATTAGCAGATAGTGTTGCTTTTGATTTACACAAATGGCTTCATGTTCCTTATGAATTAGGATGCTTATTGGTGAAGGATGCTGATACTCATAGAAGCACTTTTGCTATAACACCAAACTATTTATTACAAACTGGAAGAGGATTAGCTGGAGGTTTAGATGCCATTAATAACTATGGTTTCGAATTATCGAGAAGCTTTAAGGCATTAAAAGTTTGGATGAGTTTAAAGGAAACCGGAATTAAAAAACATGCCCAATTAATTTCAAAAAATAATGAACAGGCAAAATATCTTGAAAGCAAAATACTTAAAAGTAATGAATTAGAAATATTAGCTCCTGTAACAATGAGTATTGTTTGTTTCAGATATTTCAATAAAAAATTAAGCATGGAGAAAATCAATAAATTAAATGAAGAAATCATCATTCAATTGCAAGAAAAAGGAATAGCTTCTCCATCCTCTACAATACTTAATGATAAGTATTGTATTAGGGTTTGTATCGTAAATCATAAAACTAAAAAAGAAGATTTAGATTTTTTAATAAGTGGAGTTATTCAACTTGGTTCTGAAATTTTAAAAAATAATTTCTAA
- the ric gene encoding iron-sulfur cluster repair di-iron protein produces MNINKNTLISTIVAENYKSATIFKSYGIDFCCNGNRSIETVCNTKNINENILINKLNNCFNTEVDTNNYQSWDIDFLSDYIYNKHHKYIEKTIPELKLYLDKLCKVHGICHPELFEIYKLFTESANDLTMHMKKEELILFPYFKKLVEASKNKSTISSNQFDSIKSPIAMMHKEHDNEGHRFRKIAESSNNYSPPVDACNTYKVTYQLLQEFEEDLHKHIHLENNILFKKGVELEKTLQN; encoded by the coding sequence ATGAATATTAATAAAAACACTTTAATAAGTACTATTGTTGCAGAAAATTACAAATCAGCTACTATTTTTAAATCATATGGTATAGATTTTTGCTGCAATGGTAATAGAAGTATAGAAACTGTTTGCAATACCAAAAATATTAATGAAAATATACTAATAAACAAATTAAATAATTGTTTCAACACAGAAGTTGATACCAACAATTACCAATCTTGGGATATAGATTTTCTTTCAGATTATATTTACAACAAACACCATAAATACATAGAAAAAACGATACCAGAATTAAAATTGTATCTTGATAAATTATGTAAAGTTCATGGTATATGTCACCCTGAACTATTTGAAATATATAAATTGTTTACTGAAAGTGCTAACGATTTAACAATGCATATGAAAAAAGAGGAATTAATTCTATTCCCTTATTTCAAAAAATTAGTTGAAGCTAGTAAAAACAAGTCGACTATTTCTAGTAATCAGTTTGATAGTATAAAAAGTCCGATAGCAATGATGCATAAAGAGCATGATAATGAAGGGCATCGATTTAGAAAAATTGCTGAATCAAGTAATAATTACTCTCCTCCTGTAGATGCCTGTAATACATATAAAGTAACCTATCAATTATTACAAGAATTTGAAGAAGATTTACATAAACACATTCATTTAGAAAATAACATATTATTTAAAAAAGGAGTAGAATTAGAAAAAACTCTACAAAATTAA